The Saccopteryx leptura isolate mSacLep1 chromosome 5, mSacLep1_pri_phased_curated, whole genome shotgun sequence nucleotide sequence tcatatgtatagatatatgtccatacatacatatacagctGTATGTATAAAGTCAGACATGGACCTGTATCCGTAAGAGAGAGTATGTTTGCAAACCCTGTTAATCAAATTCTCTCTTCCCTTGTCAGTTTCAGAGAGTCTCTCACTGCGTTAGTGGAGTTTTCTCTATTTCCTTGCAGTTGTGGCAGGATTTTTCTTGTACATTTCAAAACTCAATTGTTAAATGCACAAAAGTTCATGGTTACTGTATAGTGTTGGGTTGGTGAGCTGTAACTTTTATTAATATGAAATTTTTACTTTGTTCCatttaatgcttttttctttgtattcatttttatatcatcTCAATATCGCAAAattgactgtatttttttttatcagtattCACATGAGAAACAGCTTTTCTCTTAACCTTTACTTGTGTTTCAACAGGATTACATAATAGATTTGTGATTTTTCTGAATACTGATGTCTTCAGTTTAATCTGCTGTatcattattcttttaatttttaataccatAGTTTCCTTGtgccctccccttttctttccccaGCCCCATTATATACGGCAGCTCTGTGCCCTTTTCCCACCGGCCCAGTGTTTCCAGGGGACGTGCTGGTGGCCTGCGGTCTGGCCATCTCTGTGTTGTGTGTGGTGCTCTGTCTTGGCAGGACCTCACTGTTGGCCCCACCACTGTCAttaggatcccagttgggacctTGTCCACATCCTCCTTGGGTCATCATACCACTCCTGACCCTAAACTACAACCTACTAGTTTGGAACTTCAGTCTACAACTTCTCTTCTCTTACGgttatatttgtgttttctatctttatttgaaattttatcttAGTAACATAGATGCATAGTTTAAAAGCCCAGATAAGTCCTGTGAGAGTTTCAACAGTCAACAACAAAGAAAGGTTTATTTTATGTCATGTCACTCTACGAATTATTTCCTTTTCCCAGAGCCAACACTTTTGAGTCTTTTCACTACCTTTGCCTCGTACTGACTTCCGTGTTTCTCAATGGAATGTGTGTACAGCTATCACTTGATGTTCTAGTTGAAGAGATAACATATTGACTTCCTcgatataagagaaaaaaattttaaggtctGTTTAAAGCATCATACTCACAAAGTcaactttctcttctctctttttctagtttGGCTATTTAACACATTTTGTTTGACTTCACCATTCAGTTCTTATGTCACTGTGGTACACAACTGAGCTAGGGAACATCTTTTCCTGGCCCGGGTTTCGTTTTGCCGGAGAGTTAACACTTGTCGGCTGTTGTTGGCTTCCCGTTCTTTGGCTAATTCATTCCCTGTCTGCCAGTAATGTCAACTTCTTCTTGACATGTTAGAACCCATCAGATAGGTTATTAGATTCTCTTCCCCCTTGGAGACATTCCTTCTGGAACTCATCATTCTCCTAAGACACAATAGTGAAGGGCGTTCCCATGAAGTCTGGTTGTTTTCCTGGTCACTTTGGGGGCCCTCGTCCCGTTTGCACTAGCCTCAGACCAGAGCACCGCTTCTAGAGCGGGGTGTCTTCACTCTCCACAGCCTTCCGGTTCCAGAGAACGGTGATGTCTAATACCCTAAGTGCATGTTAATGATAAAAGtgactagtttaaaaaaaaaagtaactagtTTTATTATAAGTTACAGATGAGAATGACTTGAATTTTTAGCCACATTTCAACTCTCAGACAAAGAATGTGTGGTAACCTACACGCACAGAGGTAACTTCTGCATATCTCTGGGAGGCAACGAGATCACCGGCACTATTACTGATGTTTTGTGTTAAGCACACCGTGCCAGGATGTTAGTCATCACACACTCTGTCCCTATTTCTAGTCTTGCTACTGGAAAGACACAGAGAAGTGAGTACAAATTGGACCTTCCTTGACAGAGCTCCAAGGTATTTTAGAAGATAACTCGACCCTTTTGTGTTATTTGTATCATGGGCGGGGATCTGGAAGGTATTACTGAAAAAAGAATGTGGTGATGTCGTTTTGGGATTTTGAAGAAATCGTCTACATGctcgtgcacacacactcacatttatttagtttttacttcacatgatttatttatttatttatctatctatttatttatttattgtaacagTAGGGGaggtacagagacagactcccgcatgcaccccagtggggatccacccaacatcctctgtctggggccgatgttctgcccatctggggctgtttgcaaccaagctatcttagtgcttgaggcagaggctccacagagtcatccttagcacccagggccaatgtgcttgaaccaatcgagccatgatttcaagaaagggagagagaaagagagacagagagaaagagagaaggaagaagaggaggactgaagaagcagatggttgattctcttgtgtgccctgactgggaattgaacctggcacttccaccgaccaggtcaacactctgctACTGAGCCAACCTTGACATGATTTCTTTTGTGCAGAGGACTGAGTTCTATTTAGATCCATGTCCTCTTGAAGGACATTGTCTTGGCAAAAGGGAAACGGACATGACATCACTTGTAACGATGGCTTCTAAATCGGGAAGCTGAGAGCCCCACAGACCAAGTCCTACAAGCCCAGACACTTGATTCATAATCACAGGCAGGTTAGCATATGTTTTCAGTTAATATCTTCTACACATGCAATTTGGTCTCAAGAGCTggtggcagagagaagaagaaagagtgaCTGGCCGCTTGTTGTGTCTACCTAGCGAGTGTTCATGGCCTCACGTCTGGAGGAGGAGAAAATTAACTTGCTGAGCACATTCCATCTGCCCTGTGCCTTCTGGGCACTGCTGCCCTGGCTCCGGTGATGTTTCCTAGAACCTCATGAAAGAAGTACTGTCCTCCCACTTTATATACAGACAAGTCAGGTAAGGGGCGGAGACAGGATGTGAACTCAATTATGTCCCACTCTGAAGCCTGTGCTCTTCTCACAATACTTTGCAGCCTTGGAAGTCTTTGATATTTAAGTTTGtcagtaatataaatattttacatttttaatgggaATACCTTCTCTGTCTTAGTGTGGTGCGAATTCagagacagttttattttcttccaaattacTAAAAAATAACATACAGGAGCTTATCATTTCTTGCCAGAAATGTTTCAATAACCTGCCAACTGCCTTCTTTCTGCAACTCACCCTCAGCATTGCCACTAAGTGACATGTTTGCTTTCCCCCTTATTGGGTTCTCTGTGACAACTCTTCCTCATCTCTCAATGCATgccttaaaatgttttcttgtgGGCAAGTCTGATTCCCAATGACAGAGTAACTCTGGAATGCTTGCTTCTTCATTCTCCCATAGTGTTTTTTCATGATCTTAACATAACTCATCTTAATGTGGCCTATGAATTTATTTGTCTGATATTTACTTGATTGCGAGAGCCTCAAAGGAAAGTGGGTATGCAATAATTATGTGGGCTATGCAATGTAAATGGGGACTAAACCATTAACTCACAAAGAAAGATTTCAATTAGTCCAAGACTCATTGTAAATAATAGACTTCAGAGTTCAATCTGTTGGTGCCAGTTAAGGATAGGACTGGATTATCACATTTGATAGTTATTAGTTATGTGATAGGTGATCTTGGGAAAGTTAATCTTTGTAAGTCTTAGTTTCCTTTTGTTCTTATTATTAGTAATAATAGTAGCACATCTTGTAAAGGTAGTTGTTAGGGAATCAACAAGATAGTTGATGAAGTTGTTGGTATAGGACTGACAGAGAGCTAAAACTCAATAAATCTCCTTTACTATAAACAATGAAAAGCATTAcaaattagataaaataataCTTATCTTATGTGTAtagtataaaaagtaaaaataatattgacCTAGTCACCGTATTTCTAGAACCTCTctctaatattttctctttgcctttcttcCCAAAAGTATGAATTTTGCATTtatcaaatctttattttttgttgtggttttacTACATGAGAATGTATAGCTAAacaatttattgtttaattttacaTGTTTTGGACATGGTATAAGTAGAAATATGCTATGTATATTCTTTGCAACTTGCTCTTTCCCCGCTTATAATTATATTTGGAAGATGTATTCATGTTGATCTGTACAGATGTCATTCATTCTTGCTCCTgtagtcttttattttatgactATTCTATGATTTATTTATGCTCCCATTGATTCATTGTCCTGACAGAGGTAATGTGGGCAGTTTGCAGTGTGGGTTTTGTTGTTTCCTCGTGGATATATAATATATGTCTCCTGGTATACACTGTGGAAACTGGGTATGTGGTGGTACGTAAATCACTGGGTTTTAGTGTATAGATTCTTCCAGCTTTACTAGCCATTCCCATATTGCTCTCCTTCCAACGTGTGTAAACATTCCTACCATGCAATAATCTCTCTAATGCTTCAGAATGCCCAACTTTTAAATGTATGCCAACTGTGTGGGTGTAGGATGGTATCttgttgtggttttcatttgcatttcccagatttttaatgatctcttacatttttaaaaatgtttgctagCCATGTGTTTCTCCTTCTGTGAAGGGACTACTCACATCTTTGGTCCATTTTTCTATAGTGTTGTtggtctttttaattaaaatatccaaatgtctattttttttttttgcagtttctttctgtttttgcttCATCTATTTGGAATGTCTGTTATTAGGTACgtatacatttaaaattgtaaTCCTCTTGATAAATTGACCACTTGAATATTATAAGATGATTTTTCTAATACCTGGTAATATTCTTCCTCTGAAATCTATAGTTATTAGCAGAGCTACTCCCCGATGAGGGTTAGCATGGTACAGCTTTTTCAAACTGTCACTTTTAACCTGTTGTCTTTATATTTCAACTTGAGTTTCTTGTAAGCAGTGTATAGCTGAGTTTGGTGTTTTTATTCAATTTGACAATCTTTTTGAATTGGGCTTagacttatttatatttatttaaattattagtgTAGTTAGGTTTAAATCTACcatcttgctatttgttttttatttgatccatctttttttccctttccatttgtttctgtctttttttattaattacttttaTGATTCTATTATATCTATTTTTGCAGGCTTATTAGCTATAACTTTTGTAGTCTTTTCAGTAAGAGTTATGGTATACATCTTTAACTTGTTATAGTCAACATCCAAGTGATGTTATACCACTTCATGTGTAATTGGAGACTTTTTGTTTTGAACACTGTATTACTGTCCTTTGACGTAACTGAAGACTCTTATAACAGCAAACTTTCATTCTCCCCTCCTGGCCTTTGTACATGCATTTTATACTGATATGTTAACAATGCTATACTAcattgtttcagtttttttttaaaaacaatacattaTGTACTAAagagtttaaataataaaaaaaacttacctGTTTACCCATGTAATTCCAgagctcttctttttctttgtgtagaTCCACGCTTCCACCTTGtatttctaccttttaaaaatttattatagagaaggtTTGCAAGTGATAAATTATTTGAGTTCTTGTatgtctgaaaaaaatatttagcttttatttctgaaacaTACTTTCACTGGGTTTAGAATTCTAATTGgacagatattttttttctgtctttcattATGTTGAAGATGTTACTCCAGTTTTCCTTGCTTGCATTGTTTTTTGACAActgtatttttatctttgatCCTCtagactttatttcttttcctctggtgGCTTTTAAGATTTATCTCTTCACCACTGGTTTTGAGCAATTCGATTGTGATGTGCTATCTTCATTTGTTTTGTGCTTGGGGCTCATTGGTTTGGGAGCTGTGGGTCTATAGTtttcatcacattaaaaaaatttcatcaattatttctttaaatttttttcctctctgctcttttttctcctttggagATTCTGATTTCATGTATATTATTAAGCTGATTGAAGGTGTCCCATGGGTCACTGATCCTCTATTtatattgagttgttttctgctTCATTTTCTGCTTCATTTTGCTATATCCTCAAGTGCActaatcttttcttctgcaaTATTTAATCTTCTATTAATTCCATCTGGTGCATTTTTTTTGTCTCAGGTATTGTAGTTTTTATCCCTTGAAGTTCAATTtagatcttttatttaaaaaaatctttcatatcTCTACTTACTTTTACATTTATGTTAATGAGTAAGACTGGCTTAtaatggtttttgttgttgttattttttgtttgtttttttgttttggtaggGCCActttctggttttgaaatcagagatATTCTAGCCACTGAATGTGGGttgagaaattttttctttttaattaaaaaaacactgTTTAATAGGTAGGTCTCAATTGTAGAACCAATTGGCatggcattttgtgtgtgtgtatgtgtgtgtgtgtaacatttTAACTACTaatagaatattatactgagtgaaataaatgaatcagaaaaagctaagagctacatgatttcatacataggtgggatataaaactgagactcatgagcataggtaaaagtgaagtggttatgggTTATGGGGtgtgagtgggggagggggtcgTGGGGCAAGGGGGAGTGGAGTAAGGAGAGACAAGTACACAGTGAcggagagtgatttgactttaggtgctgggtacacaacacaatcaacggTTCAAATGCGCTATTAGAGATGtttacatgaaacctatgtactcctattgatcaatgtcacgtcattaaatttaattttctaaattaaaaaaaaatatttcaagttctTCACTTTTGGTCAAGccaattttgttgttttcatttcctaGATTTTCTCATTTCCATATAACTTCACATTTGTttctatagaatttttaaaattaatatatatactcTTTCATCAGTAGCGTTGCTGCAGTTTTTGTAGTTGTCTTCCTCTTTGtattataaatacttaaaatttttttctctcattataaaaatctatttcatggcgtttattatattttgttagaCTTTTCTAAAAACTACCTTTTGCTTCTGATAATCCTCTCTATGctgctttttttcctattttattatttctgaccTTGCCTTATATTGTTTTCCtgtttctgtcaccttctgtttcctcctccttcttctctcctcctcttttccttcttccttctcttcctctttcttctttacaTCGTTTAGGTGACAACACATTTATCTCACTAACTCTGAGGCTTGCTTccattctagtatgtgccttaaAGGTTTCTCTCTAAATGTCTTAAGCTAGATGCCAAAAtgtcttaatatttatattttgctatttagttttttaatagtttctagTGGTCACTATTATGTCTTCTTTAACCCTTAAGTTATTCCGATGTACCTTTGCAGATATCTGAACTCTGGGGTTTATAATGTTCTTTAGACATTCACCTCTAACAGAATTTATTAGGGATTGCCCTATGCATTTTTTCAACCTTTTGAAATATATGGAGTCTTTATATATGGATCAGTTTGTGCTCAACTTTTATAATGATTTTTATCTGTTTGAAAAGAACAGAATACAATCTTCAGTTGTGGTATTCATTATTGAGCAGTGTCATTTATATCAATTAAATCAAGCTTGTTGCCGTCTCTCTTTTCTCAGTTACTGAGAGAGGTTTTGGTATCAAGGTCATTCTAGCCCCATAAAATGAGTTAAGGAattcttccctttttattttctggagtAATTTGTGCAAgggtaagttttttgttttgtttttttaagtgtttggtaAAGCTCTCATTAATTAAACTCTCCCATTACGAGGTGGGCTTGTCAATGTTGCTTTTCAGGCGGGTCCATTCTTGATCCACATATTTTGAAGACAGGTTCTAGGTGTGTACACATTTAAAACAGTGTTGTGATTATATAGTGGCCACATTGTCTCACTACTGCTTTCTCCCTTGAAGTCCTCTGCtttttgtgggggtgggggtgggggtggtagggaGAGCTTTTATACCATATTTTGACTTTTATTTGTCTATATTCTTATGTCTTAGATGAATTGCTACACAACATgtcactgaatttcttttttttttgtatttttctgaagctgtaaacggggagagacagtcagacagactcccgcatgtgcctgaccgggatccacccgacacgcccaccagggggcgacgctctgcccaccagggggcaatgctctgcccatccagggcatcactctgtcgccaccagagccactctagcgcctggggcagaggccaaggagccatccccagcgcccaggccatcttttgctccagtggagcctcggctgcgggagaggaagagagagacagagaggaaggagagggggaggggtggagaagcagatgggcgcctctcctgtgtgccctggccggaatcaaacctgggacttctgcacgccaggccgatgctctaccactgagccacccggccagggcccatgtcacTGAATTTCTTAAAAAATCTAGTCtgaccatatttttcttttacctggAGAGTTCAGTCTATTGATTTGTATTGTTATAAGTGATAATTTATACCTTGTCTTACCGTGTTACTTTATGCTTTAATTTTTCTTaccatttatatgtttattttttttctcattttctgttctccttttgatttatttagtttccttatctggcATAACGGTTAAGAGTGTGGGCTCTGGGGAATCAAATGTCACCACCAACccaattttctaattttcagGCATGTTGCTATATGTttactttatatactttatatgtatatgttaatATGTAATGGAttgtcttacatatttttaaatatataaaacagactagCCCTGATCAGataactcaattggttagagtgtcaaggtttcaggttcaatccccagtcaaggcacatacaggaagcaagcaAAGAATGTATAACGGGTGGAGCAGCAGATcgattttcctctctttctctctctctctgtctctctcaaatcaatcaattgatacattaattaaaataccaagctaAAGTCTATTATCTTAGAGCACttttaggtttatagaaaaaCTGAGCAGAAATCACAGAAAGTTACCATAGAACCCATTCCCCCAATTACTCCACTATTAACTTCTTGCGTTAGTGTGGGGCATTTGGTGCAGCTCATGAGGGAATATCGATTCTTACTACTCACGAGAGTTCACATCTGTGGTTGTGACAGACATATCGTGACATGTAACGATCATTACTGTCTCATACAAAATAGAGTCATTGCCCTCAAAACTTCTCAATTTTACTTATTCATCCCtgtatacattcttttgaatcttgattgtttttgttgctgctgttttAACATTATAATTTTGAGGGGACTTCACAGTTCTGCCGGCTGGCAGTCTGAGATCAGATCGCTGTATGGCCGGCTAAGGGCCTTCTTTCCCAGACGTGTATCCTCACGTTGCAGAGGAGCCGGGGGCTCTGCAGGGTCTCTTGTAAAAGCACGCATGCTATCCAGTAGGGTTCTACTCTTCTGACCTGATGACCTCCCAAAGACCTACTTCCTGATACCATCACCTTGGGCAGGGGGATATCAACACACAAATTTTGGAGGGGGTGCAAACGTTCAGACCATCACAGAGGGTTATCTGTTCTCTGATTCATTCATTTTCCCTGTTGATTAGCATTTCTTCTCTATCGATACACCTTGAATTGATTATCTGCTCTGCTGTTGATAGAATGTAAGTTGTTTCCAGGATTTTGCTGTTATAGACTTTTCTGCCTCAATATATTATGGACTTCTCTGCCTCATATAAtctctttgtgaaaatatatgaGTGTGTCTGCAGGGTATGCATCTTGAAGTGGAATTAGGGAgtcatgagattttaaaaattaatccttTATCCCATAAAATAGATTCTAACTACCTCTTTAAACAAAATCTCTATCTGAACAGGTAttccaaatctaatgcaatttttactttctttttttttcttcttctaatgtGCAGCATTTCCTCACACCTGAGCTTAGCCAAatcctaatttttcttttctctatttttccccacccccatgtccaaGCAGTCTGCCCTGGTGCTCCTCCCTTTCCTTTATGTTCCGGGTTCCGTCTAGAAGTCACTTCTCTAAGAGACTTCTGTCTTGAGCCCACATATAGATAAACATCACTTCCTAGTTATCTTGCAAAGGCCTTAAAGTTGGCCTTAAAGTTGGCTAGGTCACAATTGCCTGTAGCTAAATTCCCCAAGGACAGGAAGCACATCAGAGAGGCTCccgtgcttagcacagtgcctgacacatagcacCTAACGCTGTATGGATGAATGAATGTGAGACACTGCTATTCTATCAGCAATGGTAGCAACCAACAACTTACCCACAAATAACTGACCAGACCATCACAAGGCTCCATTCGTAAATAACTAAATAACGGGAGAATAGGCTTCAAGTGCAGAGGGCCAAAGATAAGATCTCGGGACTTGGTCATGCGTATCAAGGACCAGGCTGTCATTCATGGCCAAGAGAAATTCACAAGGAGATGCTTTCAGCTCAGACAAGGTAAGCTAGAGCCTGCCTCTGTTGACCAGCTGGGAGATCTTCAGATAATGAACCAGGAGATCCTGCTATGTGTCAGCATTATGCAGGAATTTTTCATGTGCCTCCACTCAGCTCCAGGGGTCAAGGACAGCAAAACACATAACCTGCTCATGCATGCTATTTCAAAGGCGTATTTTAAAGCTATAAACAGGGTGCATTGAGTTAATGAGGTATGTTCTTTTGGCAACAAATATTTACATTCCACATATGCCCCTTGATGTCAAGAGTGTaactgtttcattttcttcttttttctcaggaggcTGGGATGCAGATGGAAAAGGCCCTGGTGTCTGGGACACATTCACccatcagggaggagagagagcttTCAAGAACCAAACTGGCGATGTAGCTTGTGGCAGCTACACTCTGTGGGAGGAAGATTTGAAATGTATCAAACAGCTTGGATTGACTCATTACCGCTTCTCTCTTTCCTGGTCACGTCTGTTACCTGATGGGACGACAGGTTTCATCAAGCAGAAAGGCAAgtgtttcttaaaaatagaagGTTGCAACTTTAATTCAAGGTTATTGCTGCAGCCTGGCATAATTAATCCAGTATGCTATTCTGCAGTATAGCTTTGAAAGTGCAGGTTTTTGGAGTGATTATGGGAAACATTGTTTTTGAAATGGGCTTGCATTAGCTTTCTCAATAATATTCTGGTTTCCCTTAACTGCAGAATCTTTGTTGGGAGGGGGGAGGTAGATTGGCAGAAAGAGGGGTGGAatagtgttttatttatagaaGGCATTATTTGAGTGTTAACCCAAAGGTGAATTTTCAAAAGTTGTGTATAAATTACTTTCTATTGTATTACACTGGGATGAGCTATGAAAAGCCCTGGAGAACTTGAAAGGCTTCTGAGCATTTCAATAGGAACTGAACTAATGGAGCTAATTGACTAGCACAGGGGTGAGCGCTGAGGAATTCGGAGTCCCCTTACTGGGAGCTAAGTACCAGCTACGTCACGTCCTGGCTATGGAAGTGTctcttggtgcctcagtttccctacaaGTAGAAAGGGATACTATAATAGCTCCTACTGCAGAGAGTTGttggaagattaaatgaaataatctttATAGTCATTATACTTGCTGGTACACCATAAAATGATTCaataagtgttagctattatttgtaTTATGCCTTGTAATTCAAAATAGTATGACCTATTTGAAAGATGCTTATTTATgaggcattatatatatatattctataggATAGGATGACCACGTTTTATTGAGGTGCATGCCCACATCCAGATATTTTGTAATTGGTGGGTCTGCAAGCTGAATCAAAGGTCTGGCTACCTCCTTCCACACCACAGGGTTGGCAAATGATGAGCTGAAGGCCAAATGTCGCCTGCCACCTGTTCTTGTCAACAGAGTTATATCACAGCGCCACCACGTCCCATCATTATATGTTGTCTATGGCTTCTGTCCCACTTTAGTGGCGGGATTGAGTAGCTGGGGCTGAGACCGTGTAGCCTACAGAGCCTAAAATAGTTACTATCTGGTTCTTCACAGGAAAGTATTGTGACCTCTGTACTACAACTCAATGGCTTCTTGATAAAGAACCTTTATTGCTACTTTGTCTTGGAAGAGATTTTACGCTATTTCCAGAGCTGGGACTAGCTGAGGCAAGGGAGGTGCCAAAGCTGCAAAATTTAAGGAGTCATTAAATCTGGAGTCTTCCACGTGCAAGATGGGCTCTTGTAGGAACCCGCACGAAGGCAGCTGCTTGCCTCAGCATGCTTCCAGCCTAAAGAATCTTCATTGATACTAAGGGGTTCTATCCGAGTGAGTAATCTGATTGCGTATATATCATAGTAAGAACAATATAGGATAACAGCTTCTAGGTAGACTTGTGCACTTGTAACGCTCATTTTATGTCAGGTAGGATCTCTCCCTTGTGCCACGGAGCCACAACTCATAGACTCACATGTCATCTATGGCCTTAGAGTAGCCTCCGTTCTATGGGAACAACACAAGTTTACCAGCTTCATTGCTTGATTCTAAAGATATTAGCACCGTGAGTAACTGCTGTTTTTGGAATGTCGACTTTCTTGACATTACTGGCcagttttattttgtgattttgaaCAAGGTAATTTGttgttcagttttaaaataaactcatacTGATCTACCTTCTTAATCTACTATCTATtcgcctctcttctctctgccaccAGCATATCCCCAAGGTCTAAAAACTAAGTAACCTTTgactcttttctttgttttctatatctaATTAGCAGCCAAAGATGATCCATTCAACTCTGTGTCTCTTTGGCTTCTCCCCTCCTAGCCACCTGCTCTGGCCTTGCCCTAGTTTAGGTCTTCATCATTCTCATCAAGGACTTTTTGATATACACTTGACAGGTCTATCTactttcattctctcttcctgttttttgtttaaattctttATACAAAATGCTACCAACAGCTATTTTTCTAAAGCTTGGTCCAAGTCATTTGTCTTACATCATCTGTGCTAAAACCAAAACAGCCTAAAAAATGTTATTCACCCCAAGCCTCAATGTACAGTCTATGCTCTTTCGTATATGATTCCAGATGTTACTTGACTTGGTCTTAATTTACCTGTGGCTCATTACAAGCTGACATCACCCCATGCGTACGACCCACACCATTCCCTGAGCACACAGCCTCGCACTTATGACATAGTCTACCTACTTTTCCACCTCGGTTGGAGCTTTCTTAAGTTCTTCCTTTTGCTTGCCAGGGCCTTTCCTTAGCTCTCAGCTGGGCCCCTGAATGTCTCTCTTCCCGTTAAGGCTGAGcactaatatttccttctttttttaaatcttctcctATTTCAAGACAAatcttatttctgttttcatAGCACTTTGTAAAACCCTTGGGGTATATACCTCGTAGTCTCCGCTCTTGGTTTTATTATATATCCTGTTAGACGGTGAACGCATGAGCTGAATGCAGTGGAACAAACATGGCTTAGGTGCCCGTGTGACAGGTGCGCCAGGCGCTATACCAGGT carries:
- the LOC136406446 gene encoding cytosolic beta-glucosidase-like; the protein is MRIKDQAVIHGQEKFTRRCFQLRQGGWDADGKGPGVWDTFTHQGGERAFKNQTGDVACGSYTLWEEDLKCIKQLGLTHYRFSLSWSRLLPDGTTGFIKQKAVQLDNKVNLKLYCAWSLLDNFEWSQGYSIRFGFFHVDLEDPRVPYSSANKYAKVIQNNGSEGHL